The DNA region TCGTTTCGTTGTCGACCTTCCATTCACCCAGTGAGATCCCCCGGAATGTAACATCGACTTTATCCGAATTCGTTCTACCCTTAATCTCCACATTGGGGCTTGTGATGGTAAATGCTCCATCCTGTCCCTTGGTATATGTTGCTTTGGAAGCTTCCTTAAGCATCATGCTGGTTGCTTCCTTCTTCAATGTGTCCATCGTACTGGATTGTACGTCTGTCACTGTCTGTTTGATCTGATCAATGGAGATGCCGCTGTATATCAGTAGAGCCGCAATAATGATGATGGCAATCGCCCATTTCAATACGGTTTTGACCACGTTCAGAACAAAGAACAAAATGATCAACGCAACCACGATCACCAGCCAGTTCTGCATCACAAACTCTTTGATTACTTCTATGTTCATGACTACACCTTCCGTATTAGAGTTGATTATTTACACTTCCCGAATATTATACATGATTTCCGAAGCTGCTGTCAGCTAAGCACTGCCATGTAAAAATAAACGGTCTAAGTTCGTCCCACCTGGCGTACAAGTAGTACCATGAGGTTTTGCTTAAGGAACGGGGAACACGTTCATGTCCAGTTATTGAACTAGCATCGCTTAACAAGGAGGGGCTTCTGTGAAAACGGCCATCTGGCTATATCTTTTTCTGTTCCTTGCTGTTTTTGATCTGCACGCCCAGTATCCCATTTTGACCCCCT from Paenibacillus sp. JNUCC-31 includes:
- a CDS encoding ATPase, translated to MNIEVIKEFVMQNWLVIVVALIILFFVLNVVKTVLKWAIAIIIIAALLIYSGISIDQIKQTVTDVQSSTMDTLKKEATSMMLKEASKATYTKGQDGAFTITSPNVEIKGRTNSDKVDVTFRGISLGEWKVDNETIRTFVKQAQENGTAPAS